A window of the Polaribacter sp. HaHaR_3_91 genome harbors these coding sequences:
- a CDS encoding PorT family protein, with translation MILSFSSYSQISFEKGYFIDNTNQKINCLIRTVDWNNNPTQFEYKISEKDKFKKSNLESVKEFGINGISKYIKANVNIDRSNEVISKISKNRNPEFKEEVLFLKVLIEGKANLYQYLDTGLTRYFYKTGNSNIEQLVFKSYKTVENKIGKNNQFRQQLLNDLKCPDFKMSKFKSLGYNSKDLKTIFTEYSECQNYLLNYFEPKQKRDIFNLTIRPRLNSSSLTVQNDGFTSKDVIDFGNKTGFGIGLEAEITLPIKKNKWTIFIEPTYQYFKSQKSINNVDVVFSEELQSGEEIIQVLNADGIIKVDYTSIEIPIGLRHYLLLNSNSKIFINASIIFDLSTKSSFEFNTSNSPIFKSVNIESSQNLAFGIGYKLYDKYNLEMRYQTSRDTFYKEEFWSSNYKTFSIIFGFSIL, from the coding sequence ATGATATTAAGCTTTTCTTCCTACTCACAAATTTCTTTTGAGAAAGGTTATTTTATTGATAATACAAATCAAAAAATTAATTGTCTAATTAGAACTGTTGATTGGAATAATAATCCAACTCAATTTGAATACAAAATATCCGAAAAAGATAAATTTAAAAAGTCTAATTTAGAATCAGTTAAAGAATTTGGTATTAATGGTATTTCAAAATATATCAAGGCTAATGTGAATATTGATAGGTCAAATGAAGTTATTAGTAAAATAAGTAAGAACAGAAACCCTGAATTTAAAGAAGAGGTACTTTTTTTAAAAGTATTAATAGAAGGTAAGGCTAATTTATACCAATACCTTGATACTGGATTAACACGCTATTTTTATAAAACCGGAAATTCAAATATCGAGCAATTAGTCTTTAAAAGTTATAAAACGGTCGAAAATAAAATTGGGAAAAACAATCAATTTAGACAGCAATTATTGAATGATTTAAAATGTCCAGACTTCAAAATGAGTAAATTTAAAAGTTTAGGGTATAACTCAAAAGATTTAAAAACAATTTTTACAGAATATAGTGAATGTCAAAACTATCTTTTAAATTATTTCGAACCAAAACAAAAACGAGATATCTTTAATTTAACAATCAGACCTCGTTTAAATAGTTCATCTTTAACAGTACAAAATGATGGATTTACTTCTAAAGATGTTATAGATTTTGGAAATAAAACAGGATTTGGAATTGGGTTAGAAGCTGAAATCACTTTACCTATTAAAAAAAATAAATGGACAATTTTCATTGAACCAACTTATCAGTATTTTAAATCTCAAAAATCAATCAATAATGTAGATGTAGTATTTAGTGAAGAATTACAGAGTGGAGAAGAAATAATACAGGTGCTAAATGCGGATGGAATAATTAAAGTTGATTACACTTCTATTGAAATACCTATAGGTTTAAGACATTATTTATTACTTAATAGTAATTCAAAAATTTTTATAAATGCTTCAATCATTTTTGATTTAAGCACAAAATCATCATTTGAATTTAATACATCTAACAGTCCGATTTTTAAATCTGTAAACATTGAATCTTCTCAAAATTTGGCTTTTGGAATAGGTTATAAACTTTATGACAAATATAATTTAGAGATGAGATATCAAACAAGTAGAGACACTTTTTATAAAGAGGAATTTTGGAGTTCTAACTATAAAACATTTTCAATAATATTTGGGTTTTCTATATTATAA
- the mrdA gene encoding penicillin-binding protein 2 — translation MQRSFLLYFLITLIGILFIGRLFQLQVIRGASYDPIHNSAVKIEYDYPERGYVYDRNGELLVANQLSYDVMVQPNQVTPLDTLEFCNLLKIDKADFLKRLKKADNYAPYLPSVFLKQLAKEDFAFLQEKLHKYTGFFIQKRIIRKYPINAAANVLGYIGEVNETLAKENAYYQPGELIGKDGIERQYEDYLRGTKGKKYLQRNNLNKVTGSYLDGSYDTIPENGKDLTLTLDIELQVYAQKLMSGKRGGIVAIEPSTGEILALVTAPSYDPNMLVGRKRSRNSTILFNDTVSKPSYDRGLLATYAPGSPFKMMNALIGLQEGVITEDTGFRCNHGFRYGSRAGAFMGCHCGITGRPVLLKAAIARSCNTYFSQTYKKIIEKNNNPSEGLDTWHNHIASFGLGNYLGYDLPAGSPGLIPTGKYYDDIYRYSWNGSTTISNAIGQGEVLTTPIQLANFTAVIANRGYFYTPHVLKEVNKNPIKDSVYTIAKKTTIDKKYFSPVVEAMHEVFKTGTGRFNQVKGIEICGKTGTAENFARIDGQKIQLPDHSILVAFAPKENPKIAIAIFVENGGYGSTIAAPITSLLIEKYINGSISKENKYREQRMLDLNLKDIYAKLNQKTQ, via the coding sequence ATGCAAAGAAGTTTTTTACTCTATTTTTTAATAACACTTATCGGTATTCTTTTTATTGGGAGACTTTTTCAATTACAAGTAATTAGAGGTGCCAGCTATGACCCTATTCATAATTCTGCTGTAAAAATAGAGTATGATTATCCAGAAAGAGGATACGTATATGACAGAAACGGAGAACTTTTAGTTGCAAACCAGCTTTCTTATGACGTTATGGTGCAACCCAACCAGGTAACACCATTAGACACATTAGAATTTTGTAATCTATTAAAAATAGATAAAGCAGACTTCTTAAAAAGATTAAAAAAAGCAGATAATTATGCCCCTTACCTACCTTCTGTATTTTTAAAACAATTGGCAAAAGAAGATTTTGCTTTTCTTCAAGAAAAATTACATAAATACACTGGTTTTTTTATTCAAAAAAGAATCATTAGAAAATATCCTATAAATGCTGCCGCAAATGTACTTGGCTATATTGGAGAAGTAAATGAAACTTTAGCAAAAGAAAATGCCTATTACCAACCTGGAGAATTAATTGGAAAAGATGGAATTGAAAGACAATATGAAGATTATTTAAGAGGAACTAAAGGTAAAAAATATCTACAAAGAAATAACCTAAATAAAGTTACAGGATCTTATTTAGACGGTTCATACGACACCATACCAGAAAACGGAAAAGACTTAACATTAACCTTAGATATAGAACTACAAGTTTATGCTCAAAAACTAATGTCTGGTAAAAGAGGCGGAATTGTAGCGATAGAACCATCAACTGGAGAAATCTTAGCATTGGTTACTGCACCTTCCTACGATCCTAACATGTTGGTTGGTAGAAAACGATCTAGAAACTCAACCATTTTATTTAACGACACTGTAAGTAAACCTTCTTATGACAGAGGTTTATTGGCTACCTATGCTCCTGGTTCTCCTTTTAAAATGATGAATGCTTTAATTGGCCTTCAAGAAGGTGTTATTACAGAAGATACCGGTTTTAGATGTAATCATGGTTTTAGATACGGTAGTAGAGCAGGTGCTTTTATGGGATGCCATTGCGGAATTACAGGAAGGCCAGTACTACTAAAAGCAGCTATTGCTAGATCTTGTAATACTTACTTTTCTCAAACTTATAAAAAAATTATAGAAAAAAACAATAATCCTTCAGAAGGTTTAGACACCTGGCATAACCATATTGCCAGTTTTGGTTTAGGCAATTATCTAGGTTATGATTTACCTGCTGGAAGTCCAGGTTTAATACCTACCGGAAAATATTATGATGATATTTATAGATATTCTTGGAACGGTTCTACTACTATATCTAACGCAATTGGTCAAGGAGAAGTTTTAACAACACCTATTCAGTTAGCTAATTTTACAGCAGTAATTGCCAACAGAGGATATTTTTATACACCACATGTATTAAAAGAAGTAAATAAAAACCCTATTAAAGATTCTGTATATACAATTGCAAAAAAAACAACGATAGATAAAAAGTATTTTTCTCCAGTAGTTGAAGCTATGCACGAAGTATTTAAGACAGGAACAGGGAGATTTAATCAAGTAAAAGGCATTGAGATTTGTGGAAAAACCGGAACTGCAGAAAACTTTGCTAGAATAGACGGTCAAAAAATTCAACTACCAGATCATTCAATTTTAGTGGCATTTGCACCTAAAGAAAACCCTAAAATAGCGATAGCAATTTTTGTTGAAAATGGTGGGTATGGATCTACAATAGCTGCTCCAATTACCAGTTTACTTATAGAAAAATATATAAATGGTAGCATCTCTAAAGAAAATAAATATAGAGAACAACGAATGTTAGACCTAAACTTAAAAGATATTTACGCTAAACTAAATCAAAAAACTCAATAA
- the mreD gene encoding rod shape-determining protein MreD: protein MNKSINQILSFFFLLFLQVLVLNNINFLGHINPYLYISFVILYPLNEKRYSFLFISFLLGLFVDFFSDSGGIHAFATLFIAYIRLFFVNVYFRKIPADYPFFSLKSESFGKVFNYVVTLTVIHHLIYFTFANFSFENLSMVFLNTLYSSVFTLILFFLGTYIFTKSE from the coding sequence ATGAATAAAAGTATAAATCAAATTTTATCTTTTTTTTTCTTGCTATTCTTGCAAGTATTAGTGCTAAATAATATCAATTTTTTAGGACATATAAATCCATATCTTTATATTAGCTTTGTAATTCTATATCCTTTAAATGAAAAAAGATACTCCTTTCTTTTTATAAGTTTCCTTTTAGGACTATTTGTTGATTTCTTTTCAGATTCAGGAGGTATACATGCATTTGCTACTTTATTTATCGCTTATATTAGGTTGTTTTTTGTGAATGTTTATTTTAGAAAAATACCAGCAGATTACCCTTTCTTTAGCTTAAAATCTGAATCTTTTGGTAAAGTTTTTAACTATGTAGTAACTTTAACAGTAATTCATCACCTTATTTATTTTACTTTTGCTAATTTTAGTTTTGAAAATTTATCAATGGTTTTTTTAAACACATTATACTCTAGTGTTTTTACATTGATTTTATTTTTTTTAGGAACTTATATTTTTACTAAAAGCGAATAA
- the purH gene encoding bifunctional phosphoribosylaminoimidazolecarboxamide formyltransferase/IMP cyclohydrolase: MSTSKTIKSALISVFHKDGLEPVVKKLDALNVTIYSTGGTEKFIKDLGINVIPVDEVTSYPSILGGRVKTLHPKVFGGILNRQDNESDVAELAEYNIPQIDLVIVDLYPFEKTVASGAPEQDIVEKIDIGGISLIRAAAKNFKDTVIVSSMDQYEGFLNTLSEGNGETTISERKKLAAKAFNISSHYDTAIFNYFNEDEIVYKASEQNANVLRYGENPHQKGYFFGDLEAMFDKLHGKELSYNNLLDVDAAVNLIQEFKGEAPTFAILKHNNACGFAQRDTISQAYTDALAGDPVSAFGGVLIANTEIDKETAEKIHTLFCEVVIAPSFSDDALAILKGKKNRIILIQKDVALPTSTVRTCLNGSLVQDKDSITDQLSDLKYVTNNKPTQSELDDLLFASKLCKNTKSNTIILVKNKQLLAGGTGQTSRVDALNQAIEKATSFKFDLNGCVMASDAFFPFPDCVEIADNAGIKSVIQPGGSIKDQLSIDYCNEHNISMVMTGTRHFKH, from the coding sequence ATGAGCACTTCAAAAACAATTAAATCCGCATTAATTTCGGTATTTCACAAAGATGGTCTAGAACCAGTTGTAAAAAAATTAGATGCACTTAACGTAACTATCTATTCTACAGGTGGTACAGAAAAGTTTATTAAAGATTTAGGAATCAATGTAATTCCGGTAGACGAGGTTACTTCTTACCCATCTATTCTTGGAGGAAGAGTTAAAACATTGCATCCAAAAGTTTTTGGAGGTATTCTTAACAGACAAGACAATGAAAGCGATGTTGCTGAATTGGCTGAATACAATATTCCACAAATAGACTTAGTAATTGTAGATTTATATCCGTTTGAAAAAACGGTAGCTTCTGGAGCACCAGAACAAGATATCGTAGAAAAAATTGACATTGGTGGTATTTCTTTAATTAGAGCTGCTGCAAAGAATTTTAAAGACACGGTTATTGTTTCATCTATGGATCAATACGAAGGTTTCTTAAACACACTTTCTGAAGGTAATGGAGAAACTACCATTTCTGAAAGAAAAAAATTAGCTGCAAAAGCATTTAATATTTCTTCTCATTACGATACTGCTATTTTTAACTATTTTAATGAAGATGAAATAGTTTACAAAGCAAGTGAACAAAATGCAAATGTTTTACGTTATGGAGAAAACCCTCATCAAAAAGGATATTTCTTTGGAGACTTAGAAGCAATGTTTGATAAACTTCATGGTAAAGAATTAAGCTATAACAATTTATTAGATGTTGATGCTGCTGTAAATTTAATTCAAGAATTTAAAGGTGAAGCACCAACGTTTGCTATTTTAAAACACAACAATGCTTGTGGTTTTGCACAAAGAGACACAATTAGTCAAGCGTATACAGATGCTTTAGCAGGAGATCCTGTTTCTGCTTTTGGTGGTGTATTAATTGCAAATACAGAAATAGACAAAGAAACTGCAGAGAAAATTCATACTTTATTTTGTGAGGTTGTAATTGCTCCTTCTTTTTCTGATGATGCATTAGCTATTCTAAAAGGTAAGAAAAACAGAATTATCTTAATTCAGAAAGATGTTGCATTACCAACATCAACTGTAAGAACTTGTTTAAACGGTTCTTTAGTGCAAGATAAAGATAGTATTACAGATCAATTATCAGATTTAAAGTACGTAACTAACAATAAACCAACTCAAAGTGAGTTAGATGATTTGTTATTTGCTTCTAAACTGTGTAAAAACACAAAATCGAACACCATAATACTTGTTAAGAACAAACAATTATTAGCTGGAGGAACAGGACAAACAAGTAGAGTTGATGCATTAAACCAAGCTATTGAAAAAGCAACTTCTTTTAAATTTGATTTAAATGGATGTGTAATGGCAAGTGATGCATTTTTCCCTTTCCCTGATTGTGTAGAAATTGCAGATAACGCAGGAATAAAAAGTGTTATTCAACCTGGAGGATCTATTAAAGACCAATTAAGTATAGACTATTGTAATGAACACAATATATCTATGGTAATGACAGGAACAAGACATTTTAAACATTAA
- a CDS encoding rod shape-determining protein, giving the protein MGFFDFMTEDIAIDLGTANTLIIHNGKVVIDSPSIVARNRITGEIIAIGKEANLMQGKTHENIKTIRPLKDGVIADFEASEQMIKEFVKQIPSIKKRLFPPALRMVICIPSGITEVEKRAVRDSAKHMNAKEIYLIYEPMAAAIGVGIDIMEPKGNMIIDIGGGTTEIAVIALGGIVCDQSVKVAGDLFTNDIMYYMRTQHNLHVGESTAEKIKITIGAATEDLETPPDEMLVQGRDLLSGKPKQVQVSYREIAKALDKSILRIEDAVMETLSKTPPELAADIYNTGIYLAGGGSMLRGLDKRLSRKTDLPVYVAEDPLRAVVRGTGIALKELKKYKNVLMK; this is encoded by the coding sequence ATGGGTTTTTTCGATTTTATGACGGAAGATATTGCGATTGATTTAGGTACCGCAAATACTTTAATAATCCACAACGGAAAAGTGGTTATTGATAGTCCTTCTATTGTTGCCAGGAACAGAATTACTGGAGAAATCATTGCAATTGGTAAAGAAGCCAACCTAATGCAAGGAAAAACCCATGAAAATATTAAAACTATTCGCCCTTTAAAAGACGGAGTTATAGCAGATTTTGAGGCATCTGAACAGATGATTAAAGAATTTGTAAAGCAAATTCCATCAATTAAGAAGCGTTTATTTCCACCCGCATTAAGAATGGTTATTTGTATTCCATCTGGAATTACAGAAGTAGAAAAACGAGCTGTTCGTGATTCTGCAAAACACATGAATGCAAAAGAAATCTATTTAATTTATGAACCTATGGCTGCTGCAATTGGTGTTGGTATAGACATTATGGAGCCTAAAGGAAACATGATTATTGATATAGGTGGTGGTACTACAGAAATAGCTGTAATAGCATTAGGAGGTATTGTTTGTGATCAATCTGTAAAAGTTGCAGGAGATCTATTTACAAATGATATTATGTACTACATGCGTACCCAACACAATTTACATGTTGGTGAATCTACTGCAGAAAAAATAAAAATTACCATTGGTGCCGCAACGGAAGATTTAGAAACTCCACCAGACGAAATGTTGGTTCAAGGTAGAGATTTACTAAGCGGAAAACCAAAACAGGTACAAGTTTCTTATAGAGAAATTGCAAAAGCATTAGACAAATCTATTTTAAGAATTGAAGATGCTGTAATGGAAACTTTATCTAAGACTCCACCAGAATTGGCTGCAGATATTTATAATACAGGTATCTATTTAGCAGGTGGTGGTTCTATGTTAAGAGGTTTAGATAAGCGTTTATCTAGAAAAACAGACTTACCTGTTTATGTAGCAGAAGACCCTTTAAGAGCAGTTGTTCGTGGAACAGGAATTGCATTAAAAGAATTAAAAAAATACAAAAATGTATTAATGAAATAG
- the rodA gene encoding rod shape-determining protein RodA has protein sequence MNIYAASKTEDNIQILDFSTNYGKQILWIILSVPLIVIILFFNSKFYEKYSSIFYIISLIMLFLLFPLGKEINGAKSWFSFGGMSLQPSEFVKAFTALAVAKLLSDRQYNLGLIKNQIKAFIIIFTPALLITLQPDAGSALIYLAFFFVLNREGLTLNYIILGTLAIVIFISTIFFGFTSVLSTLLLLITVAVGYAIYRGGKTFFRFNWYKVLALYIITALFVFGTNLTYNNIFKQHHRDRFEVLLGLKTDKKNIGYNSHQSELTISSGGWTGKGFLKGDITKGNFVPEQHTDYIFSTIGEEWGFLGSSIVIILFMLMMYRIIYLSETHANKFGRIYGYSVASILFFHVIVNIGMVIGLLPTVGIPLPFFSYGGSSLWGFTILLFIFIRLDAHKHYDW, from the coding sequence ATGAATATATATGCAGCATCCAAAACTGAAGATAATATACAGATATTAGATTTTTCTACTAATTATGGAAAACAAATTCTTTGGATTATTTTAAGTGTTCCATTAATTGTGATCATTCTTTTTTTTAATTCAAAATTTTATGAGAAATACTCAAGTATATTCTACATAATATCTTTGATTATGTTATTTCTTTTATTTCCACTTGGTAAAGAAATAAATGGTGCAAAATCTTGGTTTAGTTTTGGTGGCATGAGTTTACAACCATCTGAATTTGTAAAAGCATTTACAGCACTTGCTGTTGCCAAGCTTTTAAGTGATAGACAATACAATTTAGGTTTAATAAAAAACCAAATAAAGGCTTTTATAATCATTTTTACACCTGCCCTATTAATAACCTTACAACCAGATGCAGGTTCTGCCTTAATTTACTTAGCATTTTTCTTTGTTCTAAACAGAGAGGGATTAACCCTAAATTACATAATTTTGGGTACTTTGGCTATCGTTATTTTTATTTCAACTATTTTCTTCGGATTTACATCTGTATTATCTACCCTATTATTATTAATTACAGTCGCTGTTGGTTATGCAATTTATAGAGGAGGTAAAACATTTTTTCGTTTTAATTGGTATAAAGTATTAGCTCTATATATAATTACCGCACTTTTTGTATTCGGAACAAACCTAACTTATAACAATATTTTTAAACAACACCACAGAGATCGTTTTGAAGTGTTATTAGGTTTAAAAACTGATAAAAAAAATATTGGATACAACTCACACCAGTCAGAATTAACAATTAGTTCTGGTGGTTGGACAGGTAAAGGTTTTTTAAAAGGAGATATTACTAAAGGAAATTTTGTACCAGAACAACACACCGATTACATTTTCAGTACTATTGGAGAAGAATGGGGTTTCCTAGGAAGTAGTATTGTTATTATTCTTTTTATGTTGATGATGTATAGAATAATATATCTATCGGAAACACATGCTAATAAATTTGGACGCATATATGGCTACAGTGTGGCTTCTATTCTCTTTTTTCATGTTATTGTAAACATAGGAATGGTTATAGGATTACTACCAACTGTTGGTATACCTCTACCCTTTTTTAGCTACGGAGGTTCGTCTCTTTGGGGTTTTACAATCTTACTCTTCATCTTTATTAGATTAGATGCTCATAAACACTACGATTGGTAA
- the mreC gene encoding rod shape-determining protein MreC, whose amino-acid sequence MQQIIYFFQKFKYFLFFILLELIALTFTFNNLRFHKSKFINSANSVTGGFLTTLSNSTEYLGLKSENKLLSEENTRLKNLLEKNTSVNFDIDSTVMDSTKYHQKYTFTNAKIINNNYSKPFNFITINKGKNQNIDKEMAVINSKGIIGITENSSNNYTRVQSILNKNSGINARLKGNDFYYGTLKWNSIDYNIVQLHDMPRQAPLKIGDTIETGGKSTIFPEGIPIGTISKINKGNTANNQVDVTLFNDMSNLSYVYIVKNLDKEELQFLENTSNE is encoded by the coding sequence ATGCAACAGATTATCTATTTTTTTCAGAAGTTTAAGTATTTTCTGTTTTTTATATTGTTAGAGTTAATAGCGCTAACTTTTACTTTTAACAACCTTCGTTTTCATAAAAGCAAGTTTATAAACTCAGCTAATAGTGTTACTGGTGGTTTTCTTACAACCCTTTCTAACTCTACAGAATATTTAGGATTAAAGTCTGAAAATAAATTATTGTCAGAAGAAAACACACGTCTAAAAAATCTTTTAGAAAAAAATACATCTGTAAATTTTGATATTGATTCTACAGTGATGGATTCTACAAAATATCATCAAAAATATACGTTCACAAACGCAAAAATCATCAACAATAATTATTCTAAACCATTTAATTTTATAACTATAAATAAAGGTAAAAATCAAAATATAGATAAAGAAATGGCTGTAATTAATAGCAAAGGAATTATTGGAATTACAGAAAACTCATCAAATAATTATACGAGAGTACAATCAATTTTAAATAAAAATAGTGGTATTAATGCACGTCTTAAAGGAAATGATTTTTATTACGGAACGTTAAAGTGGAATAGTATAGATTACAATATTGTTCAGTTACACGATATGCCAAGACAAGCTCCTTTAAAAATTGGAGACACTATTGAAACAGGAGGAAAATCTACTATTTTTCCTGAAGGAATACCTATTGGAACAATCTCTAAAATAAACAAAGGAAACACCGCTAATAACCAAGTAGATGTAACGTTATTTAATGATATGAGTAACCTTAGTTATGTATATATTGTTAAAAATTTAGATAAGGAAGAATTACAATTTTTAGAAAACACGAGCAATGAATAA